The DNA segment CACTGGTGGGGAAGAATAGTATTGGGAAGTAACGGTAGAGATGAGGATAGTAGTGAGAGTGAGAGGAGAAGAGCTGCCACTACAGTTATAGATGGCATTAAAATACGATTGTTTTggataaaatgacttaattttttAGGGAATTTAATTTATGACATGTACTTCACAGGCACAATCAGCATTTTGTTTGGTGTTTAATGGAAGAGTGACCAGAATGCTGAAGTTATCAACAGCAGcgcttaaattgataaattttattttaatgtgaaTAAAATAGGAACTGGTAATTTTGGAGGGACTAATGGATAGTTTAGCCTTATCAGTTAAGCAAACCGTTGTCATAGTATTGCGTAAAGTCGAAAAACGAAGCTAAATCTGAGTCAGAACCTCCCAAGAAAGGTTAGCATTGAGGGAAGAAAGCAATGCCGTTGATGAGAAGCAGCTCCCTCCCCAAACCAGCCGAATCAGCGGAGCACCGCACTGACACCTCAGTTAAATTCGGCACTCCCAAGGCCCTCGACTACGTCCGCTCCCTTACCGACGTAGGAGCCATGACGCGTCTCCTCCACGAATGCGTCGCTTACCAGCGAGCCCTCGATCTAGACCTAGACACCCTCCTCTCCCAGCGTTCCGATCTCGACAAGACTCTCAACAACCTCCAAAGATTCGCTGACGTTCTCGACATCGTCAAGGCCGAATCCGATCGCATGCTCTCCAACATCACCTCCACCTGTGACCTCGCCGACCAAGTCAGCCGCAAGGTCCGCGAACTCGACCTCGCTCAATCCCGCGTTAACTCCACGCTCCTCCGCATTGACGCCATTGTAGAGAGGGGTAATTGCATCAATGGCGTCAAAAGCGCTCTCGACGCTGAGGATTACGAGTCAGCCACCGAATACGTACGGACGTTTCTGGAGATCGATGATAAGTTTAAGGATTCTCGATCCGACCAAAGGGAACAGTTGTTAGCGTCGAAGAAGCTGCTGGAAGGGATTGTAAAGAAGAAACTCACGGCTGCCGTGGATCAAAGGGATCATCCTACGATTTCGAGATTTATTAAGCTTTATTCGCCCTTGGGGCTTGATGAAGAAGGCTTGCAAATTTATGTTGGGTATTTGAAGAAAGTGATTGGGATGAGATCTAGATTAGAATTTGAGTATTTGATTGAGTTAGTGGAACAGAGCCATGGACAAAATCAGAACCATCAAGTAAATTTTGTTGGGTGTTTGACTAATTTGTTTAAAGATATTGTTTTGGCTGTCGAGGAAAATGACGAGATTTTAAGGAGTTTTTGTGGAGAAGATGGAGCGGCGTATGCAATTTTTGAGTTACAAGAGGAATGTGATTCAAGGGGttctttgattttgaaaaaatatatggAATTTAGGAAATTGGCTAAGTTGTCTTCTGAGATCAATGCTCAGAATAATCATTTGTTAACTGTTGGAGCACCCGATGGAGCCAATCCGAGGGAGATCGAGTTGTATTTAGAAGAAATACTGTCCTTGATGCAACTTGGTGAAGATTACACACAATATATGATCTCAAAGATCAAGGGGATGCCAACTGTGGATCCAGATTTAGTCCTGCGGGCCACTAAAGCTTTTAGGGCAGGAAGTTTTAGCAAAGTTGTTCAAGATTTTACTGGTTTTTACGTGATTTTGGAGGGATTCTTTATGGTGGAAAATGTGAGGAAAGCAATTGGGATTGATGAACATGTATCTGATAGCCTTACTACTTCAATGGTGGATGATGTGTTTTATGTTTTGCAAAGTTGCTTGCGAAGGGCAATTTCTACTTCTAATATTAGTTCTGTGGTTGCGGTACTGAGCGGTGCTAGTAGTTTGCTGAATAATGAATACTATGAAGCTTTGCAACTGAAATTAAGAGAACCAAATCTTGGGGCAAAGCTGATCTTGGGTGGTGATGGTGTTCAAAAGACTGGGACCGAGATAGCTACAGCACTGAATAATATAGATCTTAGCAGTGAGTATGTTCTGaaactaaaacatgaaattgaagagCAGTGTGCCGAGGTCAGTGGTTTAGCTGCTTTTTGTTCTTCTAATTTGTTCATGCATCTAATTGCTTACAATTTGATCACCTGCGGCATATTAGTGAATTTCCATGATTTTTGTTTACTTATTTCAAGTATATAGTTTATTTCTTTCTGGTTTTAGGAGTTATAAAAACATTGATGGTTCTCCATAATTACAGTTTAAGAAAGCTCAGATCTAGAGACAAGGTTCATAGGGACAGTGGGGCatagaaaaagagaggaaaagagaaaataaactattaaaataaagttCATAAAAGGATCACTATTATTATCTGCTTGCTCAGTGAATTAAAGTTTACATCATTTAACTGCCAATGGTTGGATCTTGTTGTTATGATTTTATGAACTGGGTAATCTTTTGATAAACTTAATACTTAGGGAGTTTGGTAAGCCCTGTGTTAGGCTGAGTTTTGAGGATATGTAGGAAAGATGTATCACTGCGAGTATTTTGAATGGCAACAATTGTTTGAGAATTCAACTTTCAAGGAAAGATTGGTTTGAAGGGAAAGTAGAAACTTTGAGAGAGTTTtcctaacctttttttttttttttgttctgtagggataaaacatcaaaaacagTTAACCATAACAAAGCCTTTGTTTAGCCACCTGACTAATATCATCATGCAAAAGCATAAGAGTTTAAGGCTGAAAGGTAcagatttagtttttttaatgttatatgaGTTTAAGGctgaaaatgtaataaataacTCTAATGTCATCAAAAATGTTTCTTGAGCTATGATTGTAGTATTTAAGAGAAAGTTGCGTAAGATAAAGGAAAAACTCACTAGTGCAATGGCCATGAACAATGCTATTGTATATGCAGCTACATTTGTTAACCAAGATATGTTCATGAATCGAAATCTCATTTtctagtatcgagtatcatatctTAAGATGCGGTACAAATTTAGAATTAACTAAaagaaacatatatatacatgtaagatAAACCAAAAATATTATATCTATACTACATATTAATAGGATTGAGTCATTCTGTAAATGAAATAGAAACCATGGTTGTTTtgtagtatatatttttaaataaaaggttTCATGTTATCTTGCTAAGAAACAGCCTAAACTTTTTGCTTTTAGTTTAAAGTATTTagaaaatatgtttataagttcttttgggtaaaaaaaaagtattaaaattgtattttaggtAACTAagtttaatcaaattttaattcggCCTGAACCAAATTAACCACGAGCGTATTGAAGTTCATTGTACAATACACATTGATTTGATTGTGTATTGATAGGTAAGCCAGcaattcataataaaaccaaGTCTCCGTACAAATACATATTGATTTTCTAGTGAATCAAATCGGATGTGCTTCATAAAACTTAACATAGGGTCATTTGAGTAGGTCAAATCCCAAAGAGATATTCAGgtacaaataaaattttttggcTTAAAAGATGTACAATTCTGATGCTTAAATGCACCCCTCCATCACTGGCCAAGCTACTCCCATGTTCTATATTGAAGACAGGGCCTTATCCTTTTGTAGACATATTTTGAAGCGTTTTGTATAAGTTGTTAAGCAATGTTATCTTCAATCAGTTATGTTTGTGTTTGATGTGGCTTTATACTCAAGTTAGGCCTCCCCACTTATTGTATTAGTGTTTAGGTTGGGTACATGACATGGAACAACATAACGGCCCAAGTTTGTTGTCTTGTTTGTTGCTACTTATTTTTTTCTGCCCACATTTTAGGCTCGTTTGTTTTTGTTGTTAGTGTTGGACTACACGTTAGGGATAATATTTGGTGGTGCTATCAATGCTACTTAAGTACTGAGTTTCtgtaggaatattctgtaaatattttaggaatattttgtagatgtttttttttattaaaatcccttattttaagggatcatatctcctaaTGGTTATGGGTTATAACCAGTTTCTTATGACATATTCAAATTGGACAACTTCACCAATTGTAAACGATTTAAGTTGGATGCTGAATACatgataaattttcaaaagtgGGCTTTTATGTTCCCTAATATATTAAATTGTAATCCATTTTATAGTTGTGCATTATTTAAGAAGTTAACTGGTTAGTGCTAATGTATCCGAAAGTTCTTGAAGATTTTGTACTAGAGTATGTCATGCTATTGGAGATTTTGCAAGTTAGAACTTCATAATATTCTCAGGTGGTTTTTTCTTGAACAAGCTTTGGTGCCAATTCTTGCTGAGCATATGACTTAATGGTTCATGCAACTAAAAAGAGACAAAAGTGCAGTTTAGGAATTCAGACTA comes from the Gossypium hirsutum isolate 1008001.06 chromosome A06, Gossypium_hirsutum_v2.1, whole genome shotgun sequence genome and includes:
- the LOC107929817 gene encoding conserved oligomeric Golgi complex subunit 4, whose translation is MPLMRSSSLPKPAESAEHRTDTSVKFGTPKALDYVRSLTDVGAMTRLLHECVAYQRALDLDLDTLLSQRSDLDKTLNNLQRFADVLDIVKAESDRMLSNITSTCDLADQVSRKVRELDLAQSRVNSTLLRIDAIVERGNCINGVKSALDAEDYESATEYVRTFLEIDDKFKDSRSDQREQLLASKKLLEGIVKKKLTAAVDQRDHPTISRFIKLYSPLGLDEEGLQIYVGYLKKVIGMRSRLEFEYLIELVEQSHGQNQNHQVNFVGCLTNLFKDIVLAVEENDEILRSFCGEDGAAYAIFELQEECDSRGSLILKKYMEFRKLAKLSSEINAQNNHLLTVGAPDGANPREIELYLEEILSLMQLGEDYTQYMISKIKGMPTVDPDLVLRATKAFRAGSFSKVVQDFTGFYVILEGFFMVENVRKAIGIDEHVSDSLTTSMVDDVFYVLQSCLRRAISTSNISSVVAVLSGASSLLNNEYYEALQLKLREPNLGAKLILGGDGVQKTGTEIATALNNIDLSSEYVLKLKHEIEEQCAEVFPAPVEREKVKFCLSELADLSNTFRQTLNAGMEQLVATVTP